A section of the Humulus lupulus chromosome 2, drHumLupu1.1, whole genome shotgun sequence genome encodes:
- the LOC133814582 gene encoding uncharacterized protein LOC133814582, whose product MTAAKVLQCGFYWPTLFKDASAFVKSCDHFQRTALCARYGFHHRKTLFYHPLANGQAEVSNREIKSILEKIVCHLSVELEHRAYWAIKKLNADLFMEGQNRLLELNELDEFRIEPYENAKIYKEKSKSFHDKRIIKMDFQPEDKLLLFNSRLKLFSGKLKLRWSGPYTIVVSFPYGAMQVHSEKTGHFKVNGQ is encoded by the exons ATGACAGCAGCAAAAGttttgcaatgtgggttttattggcctacgttatttaaagatgctagtgCCTTTGTAAAGAGCTGTGATCATTTCCAAAGGACCG CTCTATGCGCTCGTTATGGATTTCATCATCGCAAGACCTTGTTCTATCATCCACTTGCAAATGGTCAAGCAGAAGTGTCAAATCGGGAAATAAAAAGCATCTTGGAGAAGATT GTATGTCATTTATCGGTGGAACTTGAGCATAGAGCTTACTGGGCAATAAAAAAACTGAATGCTGATCTCTTTATGGAGGGACAGAATAGGCTTCTAGAGTTGAATGAGCTCGATGAATTTCGAATTGAACCCTATGAGAAtgcaaagatttataaagaaaagtctaAGTCATTTCATGATAAAAGGATAATTAAGATGGATTTCCAACCGGAAGACAAGTTGCTATTATTTAATTCTCGATTGAAGCTTTTTTCGGGAAAATTAAAGTTGAGATGGTCGGGACCATACACAATTGTAGTCTCATTTCCTTACGGAGCAATGCAAGTTCATAGCGAGAAGACAGGACActttaaggtgaatggtcagTGA